In the genome of bacterium, the window CAAAATCTTCATCGCTTTCTCCCGGAAATCCAACAATGATATCAGTTGTTAATGTAAGATCAGGTACAATAGTTTTTGCTTTTTCAACTATATCCATGTAATGGCCGATTGTATACCCACGGTTCATAGCTTTAAGTACTCTGTCTGACCCTGCCTGCATGGGAAGGTGAAGATGAGGGCAGATTTTTTCATTTTCAGCCATTACTTTAAGAAGTTCAATAGAAATATCTTTGGGATGCGAAGTAAGAAAGCGAACCCTTAAAATCCCAGGTATTCCTGAAGCTTTGCTTAAGAGGCCGGCAAAATTTGTTTCTCCGTCATTATACGAGTTTACATTCTGCCCGAGAAGAGTAACATCTTTAGTTCCGCTCTGTGCCATTGAATAGAGCTCTTTAATTATATCTTGTGATGATCTGCTTCGCTCTCTTCCTCTTGTGTAGGGGACAATACAGTAAGAGCAGAAATTATTACATCCCCTCGCAATAGAGAGCCAGCCTGTTACATCTCCTGTGCGGGTAGGTTCAATACCGGAATAGGTCTCTCCTGAATTCAACAGTGTATCAATACATGATCCGTCTGTATGTTCTGAAATCATGTCCGGAAGTTTTCTGTAAGAGTCCGGCCCTGCAATAAAATCTACATAAGGATAGTTTTTTATGATTTTTTCCGAAGAAACCTGAGCTACACACCCAATTACACCGAGCCTGCGGCCGGATTTCATACTTTTCCAGTTTTTAAAAACAGTTATCCGTCCCATTGCCCGCTGCTCTGCATGATCCCGTACTGCACATGTGTTTATTATAATAATGTCCGAATCTTCAGGCGAACCGGTTTCTTCATATCCTGAGTCCTTCAGGATTGTACGAACGAGTTCGGAGTCATATTTATTCATCTGACAGCCGTAAGTTTCAATGTAAAAACTTACAGCCTTGTTTTTCAGTTGTTCTGTATTCATAGCACATAAAATTTAGGAGATTAATGGCTGAAATGCAATCTTTTTCTATATGTAACTTTTTTAAAATTTCCCTTGACAATTAAGAAATTATTGTTTTACTTATGGTGTCCCTAAAATTCCCTAAAAGTTCTTAGGATTTCTTCTTGTAGCCCTAAGTACGTCAATGAGGAGTCTAAAGTGCTCTGTTTCACAGGCAAATTTCCGTATGGTGTTGATTCAAAACGAAGAATCAACATTCCTGCCTCTGCAGTTAATGAGCTTTTCAGAGAGCATGAAGAGACTGGTAGCACTGATAATAAGAAAGAATTAAAGCAGACAGATATAATTTTTCATATAACCCGAGGGCCGAATGATTGCCTGTTTGTGTACCCGCGGGATGTTTTTGCGAGAAAAGCGGCACGCCTGAATTCACATTTTGGTTACAGAGGAACCGAAGATGATGAGGAGCGCCGCTATTTTCTTGAAACAGTCAGCGATGCTCATCCTGTGCGCTGTGACAATCAAGGGCGGATCACTGTTCCGCAGGAACATCTTGATTATGCAAAAATCAAGGATAAGGTTATGGTAATAGGCGCTATTGATCATCTCGAGCTTTGGAGCCCTGATATTTATAATATGTTTATTGCTCAGAGTTCTGCCACACCAAAAGACAGGGTTAGGCGCTATGGATGGGTTGAAAAAGAAGATCAATGACAGGAGCGGTGAATCAGGCTCTTTTCACAATCCTGTAATGGGGAAAGAGAGTGTCTCATTTTTATTAACAGACCTTTCAGGTATCTATGTTGACTCTACATTGGGAGGAGGAGGGCACGCAGAACTTTTCTTAAGCAAGACAGGCTCCAATGCAAAGTTTATTGGAATTGACAGAGACAGAGAAGCCGTTAAATTTGCGGGAAAGCGGTTAGAGGGCTTTGGTAAAAAGTTTACAGCAGTAAAGGGACGTTTTTCAGAGATTGACTACATACTTTCAGACCTTAAGATTTCAACAGTTGACGGGATATTTTTAGATTTAGGGATTTCTTCTTATCAAATAGACACTCATGAAAGGGGTTTTAGTTATCTGGCAGGAGGTCCTCTTGACATGCGTATGGATGCTGAAC includes:
- the miaB gene encoding tRNA (N6-isopentenyl adenosine(37)-C2)-methylthiotransferase MiaB — encoded protein: MNTEQLKNKAVSFYIETYGCQMNKYDSELVRTILKDSGYEETGSPEDSDIIIINTCAVRDHAEQRAMGRITVFKNWKSMKSGRRLGVIGCVAQVSSEKIIKNYPYVDFIAGPDSYRKLPDMISEHTDGSCIDTLLNSGETYSGIEPTRTGDVTGWLSIARGCNNFCSYCIVPYTRGRERSRSSQDIIKELYSMAQSGTKDVTLLGQNVNSYNDGETNFAGLLSKASGIPGILRVRFLTSHPKDISIELLKVMAENEKICPHLHLPMQAGSDRVLKAMNRGYTIGHYMDIVEKAKTIVPDLTLTTDIIVGFPGESDEDFDGTFNTMKDIKFDDAFTYRFSPREGTKAAKMTNKIPEYIIHERLDSIIALQRDISLLKRKNMMGKKVEVIPETTSKNSNEEWIGKTAGNYPVVFPKNNTRAGEPVDLIITELRGITLRGVQEKEYKEALV